In a single window of the Scyliorhinus torazame isolate Kashiwa2021f chromosome 2, sScyTor2.1, whole genome shotgun sequence genome:
- the six6a gene encoding homeobox protein SIX6a, which produces MFQLPILNFSPQQVAGVCETLEESGDIERLGRFLWSLPVAPAACEALNKNESVLRARAIVAFHTGNFRELYHLLENHKFTKESHGKLQALWLEAHYQEAEKLRGRPLGPVDKYRVRKKFPLPRTIWDGEQKTHCFKERTRHLLREWYLQDPYPNPSKKRELAQATGLTPTQVGNWFKNRRQRDRAAAAKNRLQQQILSQASVRSLSEEDAAVEPLVGASSPAASLCSVSERSKAATSAISITSSDSDCDI; this is translated from the exons ATGTTCCAGCTGCCAATTCTGAATTTCAGCCCTCAGCAGGTGGCGGGGGTTTGTGAGACCCTGGAGGAAAGCGGAGACATTGAGCGCCTGGGTCGCTTCCTCTGGTCCCTACCAGTGGCTCCAGCAGCATGCGAGGCGCTCAACAAGAACGAGTCAGTCCTCAGAGCTAGGGCGATCGTGGCATTCCACACGGGCAACTTCCGAGAGCTATATCATCTCCTGGAGAATCACAAGTTCACCAAGGAGTCACACGGCAAGCTGCAGGCCCTTTGGCTGGAAGCGCACTACCAGGAAGCGGAGAAACTGAGGGGCCGTCCCTTGGGTCCTGTGGACAAGTACAGAGTTCGAAAGAAGTTTCCCCTACCCAGGACCATCTGGGACGGAGAACAAAAGACTCATTGCTTCAAGGAGAGGACGAGGCATTTATTGAGAGAGTGGTACCTGCAGGACCCCTACCCAAATCCCAGCAAAAAGCGAGAGCTTGCCCAAGCCACCGGACTTACACCTACACAAGTGGGTAACTGGTTTAAGAACCGTAGACAAAGGGACAGAGCCGCAGCAGCTAAAAACAG GCTGCAGCAGCAGATTCTGTCACAGGCGTCCGTGCGTTCACTGAGcgaggaagacgctgcggtggagccGCTGGTAGGTGCTTCAAGTCCCGCTGCCAGCCTGTGCAGCGTCTCGGAGAGGAGCAAAGCGGCCACTTCGGCTATCTCCATTACATCGAGCGACAGTGATTGCGACATCTGA